From the Esox lucius isolate fEsoLuc1 chromosome 21, fEsoLuc1.pri, whole genome shotgun sequence genome, one window contains:
- the tm9sf1 gene encoding transmembrane 9 superfamily member 1 — protein sequence MMAKSEHPTQQRVFRMIVYCVWVMCLVPQIAWAKVNYKQGDPVTLYVNKVGPYHNPQETYHYYTLPVCRPKEVHHKSLSLGEVLDGDRMAESLYEIKFRENTEKKTLCGLTLTEKEVDQLREAIEELYYFEFVLDDIPIWGFVGYMEESGFLPHSHKVGLWTHLDFNIEYNGDSVIFANVSVKDSKPVPLEEGGGGAGHGAVGSASGLALTFTYSVRWFESPLSHARRAERLRDHSFFPKTLEIHWLSIINSLVLVVLLLGFVIIILMRVLKNDFARYNVEEEGGCDDLDQGDNGWKIIHTDVFRFPPYKSLLCAVLGVGAQFLTLATGIIVMALLGMFNVHRHGAINSAAIVLYALTSCVSGYCSCSFYTQIHGQRWVWNIILTSSLFSAPLFLTWSVVNSVHWWSGSTQALPASTVLLLLGAWVLVGFPLTVIGGIVGKNRAGNFQAPCRTRNIARQIPTQPWYKHTAVHMAIGGFLPFSAISVELYYIFATVWGREHYTLYGILLCVFAILLSVGACISVALTYFLLSGEDYRWWWRSVLSTGSTGLFIFVYSVFYYRNRSSMSGLVQSAEFFGYSLLTALVFSLMLGTVSFWASLAFIRYIYRSLKMD from the exons ATGATGGCTAAATCCGAACATCCAACCCAGCAAAGAGTCTTCAGGATGATTGTATATTGCGTCTGGGTCATGTGTCTTGTACCACAGATAGCATGGGCTAAAGTGAACTACAAGCAAGGGGATCCAGTAACCCTTTACGTCAACAAAGTTGGTCCTTACCATAATCCTCAGGAAACGTATCATTACTACACATTGCCTGTCTGCAGGCCTAAAGAG GTGCACCACAAGTCCCTTAGTCTGGGAGAAGTGCTTGATGGAGATCGGATGGCAGAGTCCCTGTATGAAATCAAATTCAGAGAGAATACAGAGAAAAAGACTCTCTGCGGGCTAACCCTAACAGAGAAAGAG GTAGACCAGCTCCGAGAAGCCATAGAGGAGTTGTACTACTTTGAGTTTGTCCTAGATGACATTCCCATCTGGGGCTTTGTGGGATACATGGAGGAGAGTGGCTTCCTGCCTCACAGTCATAAG gtGGGTCTCTGGACACATTTGGACTTCAACATAGAGTACAATGGCGACTCTGTGATTTTCGCCAACGTCTCAGTGAAGGACTCCAAGCCCGTGCCCCTGGAAGAGGGAGGTGGCGGCGCTGGGCACGGGGCAGTGGGGTCGGCTAGCGGGCTGGCTCTGACATTTACCTACAGCGTTCGCTGGTTCGAGAGCCCTCTGTCCCATGCACGGCGAGCAGAGAGGCTGAGGGACCACTCGTTCTTCCCCAAGACCCTGGAAATCCACTGGCTGTCCATCATCAACTCCCTGGTGTTGGTGGTGCTGCTGCTGGGATtcgtcatcatcatcctcatgaGGGTTCTCAAGAACGACTTTGCCAG GTATAATGTTGAGGAGGAGGGCGGCTGTGATGATCTGGACCAAGGGGATAATGGCTGGAAGATAATCCACACGGATGTATTCCGGTTCCCCCCTTATAAGAGCCTGCTGTGCGCAGTATTGGGAGTGGGGGCACAGTTTCTAACACTGGCCACAG GGATCATCGTCATGGCGCTGCTGGGGATGTTCAATGTACATCGTCATGGTGCTATCAACTCTGCTGCCATCGTGCTGTACGCATTGACGAGCTGTGTGTCAGGATACTGCTCCTGTAGCTTCTATACACAGATACATGGCCAGCGCTGGGTCTGGAATATCATCCTCACCTCCTCGCTCTTCTCAG CTCCCCTGTTCCTAACCTGGAGTGTGGTGAACTCAGTGCACTGGTGGAGTGGCTCCACCCAGGCCCTGCCTGCTTCCACGGTGCTGCTGCTCCTGGGTGCCTGGGTCCTGGTGGGCTTCCCCCTAACAGTCATCGGGGGCATTGTGGGCAAGAACCGGGCAGGCAACTTCCAGGCGCCATGTCGCACGCGCAACATCGCCCGCCAGATCCCAACACAGCCTtggtacaaacacacagccgTCCACATGGCCATTGGGGGCTTCCTGCCTTTCag TGCCATATCGGTGGAGCTGTACTACATCTTTGCCACCGTGTGGGGCCGCGAACACTACACCCTGTACGGCATCCTGCTCTGCGTGTTCGCCATCCTCCTGTCGGTGGGCGCCTGCATCTCCGTGGCACTTACCTACTTCCTGCTGTCGGGAGAGGACTACCGCTGGTGGTGGCGCAGCGTGCTGAGCACGGGCTCCACCGGCCTCTTCATCTTCGTTTACTCCGTGTTTTACTACCGCAACCGTTCCAGTATGAGCGGCCTGGTGCAGAGCGCCGAGTTCTTTGGTTATTCTTTGCTCACAGCCCTGGTTTTCTCCCTGATGCTGGGCACAGTCTCCTTCTGGGCTTCGCTGGCGTTCATTCGCTACATCTACCGCAGTCTCAAGATGGATTAA
- the nanog gene encoding homeobox protein NANOG → MADWKLPVSYNYSPSYHAFAYGLMYQAGTEQNHPNFSGWTEYNPPGVGGGYYSQAQQQPQHQSPPRSPEHNIGANNGPYPGSSVLYLSDPHNHTQSGRLLIAHNMATYGQRTKETEPPSSDTPSDSESQVLTSPDSWSSGSSKEGYVPQTNPAIWVKKELNEEVDSGSPNGSEHVSSSYPEEEPTNPQVPGSEECTPQLLPPSPQERNVKITPKQKARTAFSAGQMDALTNRFNIQKYLTPAEMKTLAGLTGLSYKQVKTWFQNRRMKLKRHQKDNSWVSAGYPNHGYPSMPPRPQGEPQVQIPEQPANAQQFREAGFQKSPPLNTPYYAGGYQLPPHPAQPPPRTPGRWPLPPAVTHYEYPNGYSAVRGYGTGSVNPNASINSDGDTNSPMSMAMVPSASQ, encoded by the exons ATGGCCGATTGGAAGTTACCGGTAAGCTACAATTACAGTCCATCTTACCACGCGTTTGCATATGGCCTCATGTACCAAGCAGGAACCGAGCAAAATCATCCTAACTTCTCCGGCTGGACGGAATACAACCCCCCTGGGGTCGGCGGTGGCTACTACTCACAAGCGCAGCAGCAGCCGCAGCATCAATCACCACCCAGGAGCCCTGAACACAACATTGGCGCAAACAATGGCCCATACCCGGGATCTTCTGTTCTGTATCTCAGCGACCCTCATAATCATACGCAGAGTGGCCGCCTTTTAATCGCCCACAACATGGCGACATATGGTCAGCGGACGAAGGAGACCGAGCCACCAAGTAGCGACACTCCAAGCGACTCAGAATCACAAGTACTGACATCACCAG ATTCTTGGAGTTCTGGAAGCAGCAAAGAGGGGTACGTTCCTCAAACCAACCCTGCCATTTGGGTTAAAAAGGAGTTGAATGAAGAGGTGGACAGTGGAAGCCCAAATGGAAGTGAACACGTGTCCAGCTCTTATCCGGAGGAGGAACCCACAAACCCACAGGTTCCGGGGAGTGAAGAATGCACCCCACAATTGTTGCCCCCGTCCCCACAGGAAAGAAATGTAAAGATTACTCCTAAACAAAAGGCTCGGACAGCTTTCTCAGCAGGCCAGATGGATGCCCTGACCAATCGTTTCAACATCCAGAAATACCTCACCCCAGCTGAGATGAAGACACTGGCTGGACTGACTGGGTTGAGTTACAAACAG GTAAAAACGTGGTTCCAAAATCGCAGGATGAAATTAAAGAGGCATCAGAAGGATAACAGCTGGGTGTCGGCTGGGTATCCCAACCATGGCTACCCTAGCATGCCCCCACGTCCTCAG GGAGAACCCCAAGTGCAGATCCCAGAGCAGCCTGCCAACGCTCAACAGTTTAGAGAGGCCGGGTTCCAGAAGAGCCCCCCCCTGAACACGCCTTACTATGCCGGCGGGTACCAACTGCCACCCCACCCTGCGCAGCCCCCACCGAGGACCCCAGGGAGGTGGCCCCTGCCCCCAGCGGTGACCCACTACGAGTATCCCAATGGCTACAGTGCGGTGAGGGGTTACGGCACTGGAAGTGTCAACCCAAATGCTAGCATTAACAGTGATGGGGACACTAACAGCCCAATGAGCATGGCCATGGTCCCCAGTGCTAGCCAATAA